The Caviibacter abscessus genome window below encodes:
- the secA gene encoding preprotein translocase subunit SecA, protein MFENILNKLFGTTDEKIIKQLRKKVAKINAIEPEYIAMSNEQLQAKTQEFKERLKNGETLDDILVEAYATVREAAKRLLNLRAYDVQLIGGMILHSGQIAEMKTGEGKTLMSAFPVYLNALTGNGVHVVTVNDYLAKRDRDTMGVIYSFLGLSSGVIIANMDNSVRKQAYNADITYGTNNEFGFDYLRDNMVHEPDEKVQRGHNFAIVDEVDSILIDEARTPLIISGAAEESTEWYDTFATVATKLKRSYKTEEIKDKKNTVIPDSDWEDYEVDEKAHTVTITDKGIKNVEKILGIENLYAPDYVELTHFLSQALKAKELFKRDRDYIINQAGEIIIVDEFTGRLMEGRRYSDGLHQAIEAKEHVKVAGENQTLATITLQNYFRMYTKLSGMTGTAKTEEEEFKQIYNLKVVVVPTNKPVQREDLPDVIYQTTRAKYKAVVNKIVELFEKGQPVLVGTASIAHSEELSRLLHKAKIPHEVLNAKYHEREAEIVAQAGRYKTVTIATNMAGRGTDIKLGGDPDSLAIKVAERGTEEYIEALNLYEKECAENREKVINAGGLFILGTERHESRRIDNQLRGRSGRQGDPGKSEFYLSLEDDLMRLFGGDKLKRIMAVLKLGEDEEISAKSVSKSVEGAQKRIESRNFGTRKSLIEFDDVNNKQREIIYKQRDQILYNQDLRNVILDMLYSHIADIIEDCAGDKDVLSEKLLEVYGYEPSFSLDEEKDLLNKIYDELEAIYNSKIELFGNEYFEKIEKYIMLEVLDAKWRDNLKNLTELREGINLQSYGQKNPVNEYKIASADIYNDMISSIQRDTTSFLVKIRPRVEEEKVEEQSGDDEFVTRRQRRNK, encoded by the coding sequence ATGTTTGAAAATATTTTAAATAAATTATTTGGAACAACAGATGAAAAAATAATAAAACAATTAAGAAAAAAAGTGGCAAAAATAAATGCCATAGAGCCTGAATATATAGCAATGTCAAATGAACAGTTGCAAGCTAAAACACAAGAGTTTAAAGAAAGATTAAAAAATGGTGAAACTTTAGATGATATACTTGTTGAAGCGTATGCTACTGTAAGAGAAGCTGCAAAAAGATTATTAAATTTAAGAGCTTATGATGTTCAATTAATAGGTGGTATGATATTACATTCAGGTCAAATTGCAGAGATGAAAACTGGGGAAGGTAAAACATTGATGTCGGCTTTTCCTGTATATCTTAATGCTTTAACTGGAAATGGAGTGCATGTTGTTACAGTAAATGACTATCTTGCAAAAAGAGATAGAGATACTATGGGAGTTATCTATTCATTTTTAGGATTAAGTTCAGGCGTAATAATTGCAAATATGGACAATTCGGTTAGAAAGCAAGCATATAATGCAGATATAACTTATGGAACAAATAATGAATTTGGTTTTGATTATTTAAGAGATAATATGGTTCATGAACCTGATGAAAAGGTTCAAAGAGGACATAATTTTGCAATAGTTGATGAAGTGGATTCAATCTTAATTGATGAAGCTAGAACACCATTAATAATTTCAGGTGCAGCAGAAGAATCAACAGAATGGTATGATACGTTTGCAACAGTTGCTACAAAACTTAAAAGAAGTTATAAAACAGAAGAAATTAAAGATAAGAAAAATACAGTAATACCTGATAGTGATTGGGAAGATTATGAAGTTGATGAGAAAGCACATACAGTAACAATAACAGATAAAGGTATAAAAAATGTAGAAAAAATATTAGGTATTGAAAACTTATATGCACCTGATTATGTTGAATTAACTCACTTCTTATCACAAGCATTAAAAGCAAAAGAATTATTTAAAAGAGATAGAGATTATATAATAAATCAAGCAGGTGAAATAATAATAGTTGATGAATTTACAGGAAGACTTATGGAAGGTCGTAGATACTCAGATGGACTTCATCAAGCTATAGAAGCAAAAGAACATGTTAAAGTTGCAGGAGAAAATCAAACATTAGCGACAATAACTTTACAAAATTATTTTAGAATGTATACAAAATTATCAGGAATGACAGGTACTGCAAAAACAGAAGAAGAGGAGTTTAAACAAATATACAATTTAAAGGTTGTTGTAGTTCCTACAAATAAACCTGTACAAAGAGAAGATTTACCTGATGTAATATATCAAACAACAAGAGCAAAATATAAAGCAGTAGTTAATAAAATAGTTGAGTTATTTGAAAAAGGACAACCTGTTTTAGTTGGGACAGCATCAATAGCTCATTCAGAAGAACTATCAAGACTTTTACACAAAGCAAAAATTCCTCATGAAGTATTAAATGCAAAATATCATGAAAGAGAAGCAGAAATTGTAGCTCAAGCAGGAAGATATAAAACAGTTACAATAGCAACTAATATGGCAGGTCGTGGAACTGATATAAAATTAGGTGGAGATCCAGATTCATTAGCAATAAAAGTAGCTGAAAGAGGTACAGAAGAATATATAGAAGCATTAAACCTTTATGAAAAGGAATGTGCTGAAAATAGAGAGAAAGTTATAAATGCCGGAGGATTATTTATACTTGGTACTGAAAGACATGAAAGTAGAAGAATTGATAACCAATTAAGAGGAAGATCAGGACGTCAAGGAGATCCTGGTAAATCAGAATTTTATTTATCACTTGAAGATGATCTTATGAGACTTTTCGGTGGAGATAAATTGAAAAGAATTATGGCAGTTTTAAAACTTGGTGAAGATGAAGAAATTAGTGCAAAATCTGTAAGTAAATCAGTTGAAGGAGCTCAAAAGAGAATAGAAAGCAGAAACTTTGGAACAAGAAAAAGCTTAATAGAGTTTGATGACGTAAATAATAAACAAAGAGAAATTATTTATAAACAAAGAGATCAAATATTATATAATCAAGATCTAAGAAATGTAATTTTAGATATGTTATATAGTCATATAGCTGATATTATTGAAGATTGTGCCGGTGACAAAGACGTGCTTTCAGAAAAATTACTGGAAGTATATGGTTATGAACCATCATTTAGTTTAGATGAAGAAAAAGATTTATTAAATAAAATATACGATGAACTTGAAGCAATATATAATTCTAAAATTGAATTATTTGGAAATGAATATTTTGAAAAAATTGAAAAATATATAATGTTGGAAGTTCTTGATGCAAAATGGAGAGATAATTTAAAAAATCTTACTGAACTTAGAGAAGGAATAAATCTTCAATCATATGGTCAAAAAAATCCAGTAAACGAGTATAAGATAGCAAGTGCGGACATATATAATGATATGATATCATCTATTCAAAGAGATACAACATCGTTCTTAGTAAAAATAAGACCTAGAGTTGAAGAAGAAAAAGTAGAAGAGCAATCTGGTGATGATGAATTTGTGACAAGAAGACAAAGAAGAAATAAATAG
- the pgeF gene encoding peptidoglycan editing factor PgeF, translated as MKYIEFDILKNYGYIAIQTTKNAGNMKNVQNRDNILLELKLNNKKIVNAIQTHSTNILCVDNETDITNLENIDGFITDKNDFVFLMYFADCLPIFLLDKTNNVYGLIHSGWRGSSNKILSKAINLMKEKYNCKPENILVVFGASISSRNYEIQTDTVNELAKKLDFNNMILYNNEKIYLDNKKLNYELAIREGIKEENIYSNNYCTYKNNFYSYRKDKTQDRSAAIFTRWS; from the coding sequence ATGAAATATATAGAATTTGATATTTTGAAAAATTACGGATATATTGCAATTCAAACAACAAAAAATGCAGGAAATATGAAAAATGTGCAAAATAGAGATAATATATTACTTGAACTTAAATTAAATAATAAAAAAATTGTTAATGCAATCCAGACACATAGCACAAATATTTTATGTGTTGATAATGAAACAGATATTACAAATTTGGAAAATATTGATGGATTTATTACTGATAAAAATGATTTTGTGTTTTTAATGTATTTTGCAGATTGTTTACCTATTTTTTTACTTGATAAAACAAATAATGTTTATGGGCTTATACATAGTGGCTGGCGTGGAAGTAGTAATAAAATATTGTCTAAAGCAATTAATTTAATGAAAGAAAAATATAATTGTAAACCCGAGAATATACTTGTTGTATTTGGTGCTTCAATAAGTAGTCGAAATTATGAAATACAAACGGATACGGTTAATGAATTAGCTAAAAAACTAGATTTTAATAATATGATATTGTATAATAATGAAAAAATATACCTAGATAATAAAAAGCTAAATTATGAATTAGCTATAAGAGAAGGTATAAAAGAAGAAAATATTTATTCAAATAATTACTGTACTTATAAAAATAATTTTTATTCATACAGAAAAGATAAAACTCAAGATCGTAGTGCAGCAATATTTACAAGATGGAGTTAA
- the xseB gene encoding exodeoxyribonuclease VII small subunit — translation MAKKESFEAKLTKIEENMKKLESNETTLDESIAIYEKTQELLREVTKILEEANGKVKRVIENGKSLEIVDF, via the coding sequence ATGGCAAAAAAAGAAAGTTTTGAAGCAAAACTTACAAAAATAGAAGAAAATATGAAAAAATTGGAATCAAATGAAACAACTTTAGATGAATCAATAGCTATATATGAAAAAACACAAGAATTACTAAGAGAAGTTACAAAAATTTTAGAAGAAGCTAATGGTAAAGTAAAAAGAGTAATTGAAAATGGGAAATCACTTGAAATAGTTGATTTTTAA
- a CDS encoding polyprenyl synthetase family protein, giving the protein MKKYIEDNLKKALLYYKRNTDLYHAMCYSVLNGGKRIRPMLCLHMADIFNASYDRVIDIAIAIEFIHSYSLVHDDLPGMDNDTYRRGELTTHAKYGQALGILAGDALLTEAFSIIARSKLKHKVEIIEKLTYYAGVNGMIYGQELDIKYENHKINLDTLNIIHKNKTGALLKACIELVLMELEIENEQKLKFIDMINNLGLAYQIQDDIIDVIGNFEDSGKEKSDDRNNKSTYVSILGLNKSLDILDNIFESIKNVSKDYPNLDKFIDTIIKRKG; this is encoded by the coding sequence ATGAAAAAATATATTGAAGATAATTTAAAAAAAGCATTATTATACTATAAGCGAAATACTGATCTATATCATGCGATGTGTTATTCAGTGCTAAATGGAGGCAAAAGAATAAGACCTATGCTTTGCTTACATATGGCTGATATATTTAATGCTTCATATGATAGAGTGATTGATATAGCAATAGCTATTGAATTTATACATTCATATTCATTGGTACATGATGATTTACCCGGAATGGATAATGATACATATAGAAGAGGAGAGCTTACAACTCATGCAAAATATGGTCAAGCACTTGGAATATTAGCGGGAGATGCTCTTTTAACAGAAGCATTTTCTATTATTGCAAGATCAAAATTAAAGCATAAAGTTGAAATAATTGAAAAGCTTACGTATTATGCCGGAGTAAATGGAATGATATATGGTCAGGAATTAGACATTAAGTATGAAAACCATAAAATTAATTTAGATACTTTAAATATTATACATAAAAATAAGACAGGAGCATTATTAAAAGCTTGCATTGAGCTTGTTCTTATGGAACTTGAAATAGAAAATGAACAAAAATTAAAATTTATTGATATGATTAATAATTTAGGTTTAGCATATCAAATACAAGACGATATTATTGATGTTATTGGTAATTTTGAAGATAGCGGAAAAGAAAAAAGTGATGACAGAAATAATAAGTCAACATATGTTAGTATATTAGGCTTAAATAAATCTTTGGATATTTTGGATAACATTTTTGAGAGTATTAAAAATGTTTCAAAAGATTATCCAAATTTAGATAAATTTATTGATACAATTATTAAAAGAAAAGGTTAA